In Vicia villosa cultivar HV-30 ecotype Madison, WI unplaced genomic scaffold, Vvil1.0 ctg.001941F_1_1, whole genome shotgun sequence, a single genomic region encodes these proteins:
- the LOC131637190 gene encoding vacuolar cation/proton exchanger 3-like, translated as MASRQIQQEQQPWLLENGHPKVLTKESRHGHGRSRTAHNMSSSSLRKKSDRTLVSKIRCASVRNVVANIQEVILGTKLSILFPAIPAAIVAHYLGLGRSWVFILSLLGLTPLAERVSFLTEQIAIFTGPTVGGLLNATCGNVTELIIAIFALTSNKIAVVKYSLLGSVLSNLLLVLGTSLLCGGISNIGVEQKYDRRQADVNSLMLLLGLLCHLLPLLFTYSAASAELTVEPSLYLSRAASIVMLVAYFAYLIFQLWTHRQLFEAEDEGEGENNEAEEEAVIGFWSGFAWLAGMTVFIALLSEYVVDTIEDASDSWGLSVSFLSIILLPIVGNAAEHAGAIIFAFKNKLDISLGVALGSSTQIAMFVVPLCVVVSWGMGVNMDLNFNLLETGSLALAIIVTSFTLQDGTSHYMKGLVLLLCYFVIAACFFVQRIPNDPNDVHNITLKTVTDSVLSA; from the exons ATGGCTTCTCGCCAAATACAACAAGAGCAACAACCATGGCTTCTGGAGAATGGTCATCCTAAGGTCTTAACCAAGGAGTCTAGACATGGACATGGCCGGAGCCGAACCGCGCATAACATGTCGTCCTCTTCGCTGCGAAAGAAGTCCGACCGGACACTCGTGTCGAAGATTCGATGCGCTTCGGTTAGGAATGTTGTGGCTAATATCCAAGAGGTTATTCTTGGTACCAAGCTTTCCATTCTTTTTCCTGCCATTCCTGCTGCCATTGTAGCTCATTACCTTGGCTTAGGAAGA TCATGGGTTTTCATATTGAGTTTACTTGGCCTCACTCCACTTGCTGAACGTGTGAGCTTTCTCACAGA ACAAATTGCCATCTTCACTGGTCCTACAG TTGGAGGACTTCTTAATGCAACATGTGGGAATGTTACTGAACTTATTATTGCAATATTTGCTCTTACAAGCAACAAAATTGCTGTTGTCAAGTATTCGCTTTTAGGTTCCGTGCTTTCGAATCTTCTTCTTGTTCTCGGAACTTCTCTACTTTGTGGTGGCATTTCAAATATTGGAGTCGAGCAGAAATACGACCGA AGACAAGCGGATGTGAACTCGCTGATGTTGCTATTGGGGTTATTATGCCATTTGCTTCCGTTGCTATTCACATACAGTGCTGCATCGGCTGAACTGACAGTTGAGCCTTCGCTCTATTTGTCGAGAGCTGCTAGCATTGTGATGTTGGTTGCGTATTTTGCTTATTTGATCTTTCAACTATGGACGCATAGGCAATTGTTTGAAGCGGAAGAT GAAGGTGAAGGTGAGAATAATGAAGCGGAAGAAGAGGCTGTGATTGGATTCTGGAGTGGATTTGCTTGGTTGGCTGGAATGACTGTGTTCATTGCTTTGTTGTCTGAATATGTGGTCGATACAATTGAG GATGCATCAGATTCATGGGGTTTATCTGTGAGTTTCCTCAGCATAATCTTGCTTCCAATAGTTGGCAATGCAGCTGAACATGCAGGAGCAATCATTTTCGCTTTCAAGAACAAGCTC GACATTTCCTTAGGTGTTGCGTTGGGTTCTTCTACTCAAATTGCCATGTTTGTG GTTCCTCTTTGTGTTGTTGTTTCTTGGGGAATGGGTGTGAATATGGACCTAAACTTCAACCTCCTTGAGACAGGTTCTCTTGCTCTGGCAATCATAGTCACTTCATTCACTTTACAG GATGGTACTTCTCACTACATGAAAGGCCTTGTTCTCCTACTTTGCTACTTTGTGATTGCTGCATGCTTCTTTGTACAAAGAATTCCTAATG ACCCAAATGATGTTCATAACATCACTCTTAAAACTGTCACTGATTCAGTTTTAAGTGCCTAA